A genome region from Triticum aestivum cultivar Chinese Spring chromosome 2B, IWGSC CS RefSeq v2.1, whole genome shotgun sequence includes the following:
- the LOC123039278 gene encoding DNA-binding protein MNB1B-like: MTASTGAAATDEADSKSAAKSDGAEERKPSTKCGKGKKAKGRLGVKSDGAEKPKTHDLSDVTLGLAVMSIAEDETLALLTYQNQFWMRHFRDVCDRPSVDAIRKQAAENWKFFNDSDKAPYVAKARVLKIGRARIAEFKKVETKT; encoded by the exons ATGACTGCATCCACGGGCGCCGCCGCCACGGACGAGGCCGACAGCAA ATCGGCAGCGAAGAGCGATGGTGCGGAGGAGCGGAAGCCCTCGACCAAGTGCGGGAAGGGGAAGAAAGCCAAGGGCAG GTTGGGGGTGAAGAGCGATGGAGCGGAGAAGCCGAAGAC CCATGACCTTTCCGATGTTACACTGGGGTTGGCGGTGATGAGCATTGCAGAGGATGAAACGCTCGCCCTGCTCACCTACCA GAACCAGTTCTGGATGAGGCACTTTAGAGACGTCTGTGACAGGCCGTCAGTAGATGCT ATTAGAAAGCAAGCTGCTGAAAATTGGAAATTCTTTAACGATTCG GACAAGGCCCCTTATGTAGCCAAGGCCCGTGTGCTCAAAATAGGCAGGGCTCGGATTGCTGAGTTCAAGAAGGTTGAGACAAAGACCTAG